In Nostoc sp. CENA543, a single genomic region encodes these proteins:
- a CDS encoding ABC transporter permease subunit (The N-terminal region of this protein, as described by TIGR01726, is a three transmembrane segment that identifies a subfamily of ABC transporter permease subunits, which specificities that include histidine, arginine, glutamine, glutamate, L-cystine (sic), the opines (in Agrobacterium) octopine and nopaline, etc.), with amino-acid sequence MARFSFRRWLCWCLVVCVSCVLLSGCSINSSVSKTLRVATEPAFPPFEFQGQGGELQGFSIDLMNAVASSANLQVKFQSLPFDGIIPALQAKTVDAAISSITITAERAKAVAFSRPYFKAGLAIAIRENNPNITGFDSLNNKKIAVQIGTTGAEKAKSIPGAEIRSFDSAPLALQELLNGNVDAVINDAPVTLYAINTGNLKGIKVVEQLLTEEYYGIATAQNSPNLSLINNGIDIVLKNGTYNQIYQKWFNSTPPQLPDKSPFANQNTTGKGGIFASIGLILQALPTLLQGALITLQLTIISVVLGLIAGSLIGIVRLSKITPVRWLARAYVDFFRGTPLLVQIFMIYFGIPAIAQELNFTFTFDRLVAGVIALSLNCAAYIAEIVRAGIQSIEPGQAEAAKSLGLNPILTMRLVIFPQAFRRMLPALGNEFISLLKDTCLVAVIGFEELFRKGQLIVAANYRPFEIYAAVAIVYLCLTLLSSQAFSRLETWMNPNKYSQIQQSKASNLDK; translated from the coding sequence ATGGCTAGATTCAGTTTTAGGCGTTGGCTGTGTTGGTGTCTAGTTGTGTGTGTGAGTTGTGTTTTACTCTCTGGCTGTAGCATTAATTCGAGTGTTAGTAAAACTTTGCGAGTCGCGACGGAACCAGCGTTTCCACCCTTTGAGTTTCAAGGACAAGGTGGAGAATTGCAGGGTTTTTCCATTGATTTAATGAATGCAGTTGCCTCATCTGCTAACTTGCAAGTAAAATTTCAAAGTCTGCCATTTGATGGCATTATCCCAGCCTTGCAAGCCAAAACCGTAGATGCAGCCATCAGTTCTATTACTATCACCGCCGAACGCGCCAAAGCTGTAGCTTTCTCTCGTCCCTATTTTAAAGCCGGATTGGCGATCGCCATTCGAGAAAATAATCCCAATATTACAGGTTTTGATAGTCTCAACAATAAAAAAATTGCCGTCCAAATTGGGACAACCGGCGCAGAGAAAGCCAAAAGTATCCCAGGTGCAGAAATTCGCAGTTTTGACTCTGCACCTCTAGCCTTACAAGAATTACTGAATGGTAATGTAGATGCAGTTATTAATGATGCACCAGTAACTTTATATGCTATTAATACAGGCAATCTCAAAGGTATTAAGGTTGTAGAACAATTACTTACAGAGGAATATTACGGTATCGCCACAGCCCAAAATTCACCGAATTTATCACTCATTAATAACGGAATAGATATAGTTTTAAAAAACGGTACTTATAATCAAATTTATCAAAAATGGTTTAACTCTACTCCGCCACAATTACCAGATAAATCACCATTTGCTAACCAAAATACCACAGGTAAAGGGGGCATATTTGCTTCAATTGGGTTAATTTTGCAAGCTTTACCAACTCTATTACAAGGTGCATTAATCACCCTACAACTTACAATTATTTCTGTTGTGTTGGGTTTAATTGCTGGTTCATTAATCGGTATTGTGCGCCTTTCTAAAATTACTCCTGTGCGTTGGTTAGCGAGAGCTTATGTTGACTTTTTTCGGGGTACGCCTTTACTCGTGCAAATTTTTATGATTTATTTTGGCATCCCGGCCATTGCTCAAGAACTGAATTTTACTTTCACATTTGATCGTTTAGTAGCTGGGGTAATTGCCTTAAGTTTAAATTGTGCAGCTTATATTGCTGAAATTGTTCGTGCAGGTATTCAATCAATTGAACCAGGACAAGCAGAAGCAGCTAAATCATTAGGCTTAAATCCTATCTTAACAATGCGTTTGGTAATTTTCCCCCAAGCTTTTCGGCGTATGTTACCAGCTTTAGGAAATGAATTTATTAGTTTATTAAAAGATACTTGCTTAGTCGCAGTCATTGGATTTGAAGAATTATTTCGCAAAGGACAATTGATTGTCGCTGCCAACTATCGTCCGTTTGAAATTTATGCAGCAGTCGCCATAGTTTATCTATGTTTAACGCTGTTATCTTCTCAAGCTTTTAGTCGCTTAGAAACTTGGATGAATCCAAATAAATACAGCCAAATTCAGCAAAGCAAAGCCTCTAATTTAGACAAGTAA
- the hpf gene encoding ribosome hibernation-promoting factor, HPF/YfiA family, producing MKLVIHGKNIEITDAIREYVHQKIEKAVSHFQNITNEVDVHLSVARNPRINPKQAAEVTIYANGSVIRAEESSENLYASIDLVADKIARQLRKYKERKQDKKTQAQPTNEVVVPQPVVADLIGDRTPELPQEVVRTKYFSMPPMTVAEALEQLQLVGHDFYMFRNAETGEINVIYERNHGGYGVIQPRNNNGHTHHTNGKNGKVAVNMVMPEKSHSR from the coding sequence ATGAAGCTTGTCATCCACGGCAAAAATATTGAAATTACCGATGCGATTCGAGAATATGTGCATCAAAAAATTGAAAAAGCAGTTAGTCACTTCCAGAACATCACCAACGAAGTGGATGTCCACCTTAGCGTAGCTCGCAATCCCCGAATTAACCCTAAACAAGCGGCTGAAGTCACTATATATGCAAATGGTAGTGTCATCCGCGCCGAGGAAAGCAGCGAAAACTTGTACGCTAGCATTGATTTAGTTGCAGATAAAATTGCCAGACAACTGCGAAAATATAAAGAAAGAAAACAAGACAAGAAAACTCAAGCTCAACCCACTAATGAAGTAGTTGTACCACAACCGGTCGTTGCAGATTTAATCGGCGATCGCACTCCCGAACTCCCCCAAGAAGTTGTTCGTACCAAATATTTTTCCATGCCACCGATGACGGTTGCAGAAGCCTTAGAGCAGTTACAATTAGTGGGACATGATTTTTATATGTTCCGCAACGCAGAAACTGGTGAGATTAACGTCATTTATGAACGCAATCATGGCGGTTATGGCGTAATTCAACCCCGAAACAATAACGGCCATACCCATCATACCAACGGTAAAAATGGTAAGGTGGCAGTTAATATGGTGATGCCAGAAAAATCTCACAGTAGATAA
- a CDS encoding 4-hydroxy-3-methylbut-2-enyl diphosphate reductase has translation MDTKAFKRSLNHSENYNRKGFGHQAEVATQLKSEYQSNLIQEIRDRNYTLQRGDVTIRLAQAFGFCWGVERAVAMAYETRKHFPTERIWITNEIIHNPSVNQRMQEMQVGFIPVNGTQKDFSVVGQEDVVILPAFGASVQEMQLLNDKGCKIVDTTCPWVSKVWNTVEKHKKGDYTSIIHGKYKHEETVATSSFAGKYLIVLNLQEAQYVADYILYGGDRQEFLQKFAKACSPGFDPDTDLERVGIANQTTMLKGETEQIGKLFEHTMMQKYSPVELNQHFQSFNTICDATQERQDAMLELVEQKLDFMVVIGGFNSSNTTQLQQIAQQRGIPSYHIDSVGRIKSRTSIEHRQLTGDLVITDNWLPDGEIVVGITSGASTPDKVVEDVIEKIFTLKATVTVS, from the coding sequence ATGGATACAAAAGCTTTTAAGCGTTCACTAAATCACTCCGAGAATTACAACCGTAAAGGATTTGGTCATCAGGCTGAAGTCGCTACCCAATTGAAATCTGAGTATCAAAGTAATCTAATTCAAGAAATTCGCGATCGCAATTACACTTTGCAAAGAGGCGATGTCACTATCCGCCTGGCGCAAGCTTTTGGGTTTTGCTGGGGTGTAGAACGCGCTGTGGCGATGGCTTACGAAACCCGTAAGCACTTTCCCACAGAACGCATTTGGATTACTAACGAAATTATCCATAACCCTTCTGTAAATCAGCGAATGCAGGAAATGCAAGTTGGCTTTATTCCTGTAAATGGTACTCAAAAAGATTTCTCTGTCGTAGGTCAAGAAGATGTAGTGATATTACCTGCTTTTGGGGCTAGTGTCCAAGAAATGCAGCTACTCAATGATAAAGGCTGTAAAATCGTTGATACTACCTGTCCTTGGGTTTCCAAAGTCTGGAACACCGTAGAAAAGCACAAAAAAGGTGATTACACCTCAATTATTCATGGTAAATATAAGCACGAGGAAACTGTTGCTACCAGTTCCTTTGCTGGTAAATATTTAATCGTTCTCAATTTACAAGAAGCTCAATATGTAGCTGACTATATTTTATATGGGGGCGATCGCCAGGAATTTTTACAAAAGTTTGCTAAAGCTTGTTCCCCAGGTTTTGATCCTGACACAGATTTAGAACGCGTCGGTATCGCCAATCAAACCACCATGCTCAAAGGTGAAACTGAGCAGATTGGTAAACTGTTTGAGCATACCATGATGCAGAAATACAGCCCGGTTGAATTAAATCAACATTTCCAAAGTTTTAATACTATTTGTGACGCTACCCAAGAACGCCAGGATGCGATGTTGGAATTAGTGGAACAAAAATTAGATTTTATGGTGGTAATTGGTGGGTTTAATTCTTCCAACACCACCCAATTGCAACAAATTGCCCAACAAAGAGGGATACCTTCATATCATATAGATAGCGTAGGGCGTATTAAGTCTAGAACATCAATTGAACATCGGCAATTAACTGGGGATTTAGTCATTACAGACAACTGGCTACCAGACGGGGAAATTGTTGTTGGCATTACTTCTGGAGCTTCTACACCTGATAAGGTTGTCGAAGATGTAATTGAGAAGATTTTTACTCTGAAGGCAACTGTGACAGTTTCTTGA
- a CDS encoding SGNH/GDSL hydrolase family protein, which translates to MSTTAKTFPVWAFFLLATNGILMLAVILLIWRQQGLTAVSSNAPPPVPANQNPPPTPELGRRHQLTYQQWVDILNQEAQVAAQQRPSKLSVLVGDSLSLWFPVELLPQDRNWLNQAISGETSNGLLKRLNLFDQTQPETIFVMIGINDLIRGVDDQVILDNQRQIIIYLRKNHPKTKIFIQSILPHGGAAATWEGKEKLLAIPNSRIEKLNQQLRSIAVKEGVAYLDLYSLFADQKGNMRTELTTDGLHLSPAGYLVWRTALQIYQKGRGTGD; encoded by the coding sequence GTGTCCACTACTGCAAAAACCTTTCCGGTCTGGGCGTTTTTCTTACTGGCAACCAACGGCATCCTTATGTTGGCGGTCATTCTGCTGATTTGGCGACAGCAGGGATTGACCGCCGTTTCCAGTAATGCCCCTCCTCCAGTTCCAGCCAATCAAAACCCACCCCCAACACCAGAGTTAGGCCGCCGCCATCAACTCACCTATCAACAATGGGTAGATATCCTCAACCAAGAAGCCCAAGTAGCTGCTCAACAGCGTCCATCAAAGTTGAGTGTCTTAGTGGGAGATTCATTGAGTCTGTGGTTTCCTGTGGAATTATTACCCCAAGATAGAAATTGGCTTAATCAAGCAATTTCCGGTGAAACCAGCAATGGATTATTGAAAAGATTAAATTTATTTGACCAGACACAACCAGAGACGATTTTTGTGATGATTGGGATCAATGACTTGATTCGGGGAGTAGATGATCAAGTCATTTTAGACAATCAAAGGCAAATCATCATTTACCTGCGAAAAAATCATCCCAAAACCAAAATCTTTATCCAATCAATTCTGCCCCACGGAGGAGCAGCAGCCACTTGGGAAGGAAAAGAGAAATTACTAGCGATTCCCAACAGTCGGATTGAAAAGTTAAATCAGCAGTTACGAAGCATCGCTGTGAAAGAAGGTGTGGCATACCTAGATTTATATTCCTTGTTCGCGGATCAAAAAGGTAATATGCGGACTGAATTAACTACTGATGGTTTACATCTGAGTCCCGCAGGTTATCTAGTGTGGCGCACTGCGTTGCAGATTTATCAGAAGGGACGGGGGACTGGGGACTGA
- a CDS encoding nucleotidyltransferase domain-containing protein, with product MIKNHMPIPEPHRSFLEKMLNKLQTDERLLGVAIAGSYLSGEMDEYSDLDLIIVIDDVYYHNILQEREIFASQFSSLLAAFTGEHVGEPRLLICLYDHPLLHVDFKFLRLQEFFTDRVENPAVLWEKENLLTLAVANHPCHYPPVDLQWIEDRFWVWIHYCAAKLGRGELFEALDFLAFLRGQVLAPLAKVEAGRLPRGVRNLEKEIPLRLRDFCQTIAAKHDRYEIAQALQNTIHFYRQLRDALNLPDLIVRANAEFASTQYLQKIIDNFDSVN from the coding sequence ATGATAAAAAATCATATGCCAATTCCTGAACCACACCGTTCTTTTTTAGAAAAAATGCTCAATAAATTACAGACTGATGAACGCTTATTAGGTGTGGCGATCGCAGGTTCATATTTAAGTGGAGAAATGGATGAGTATTCTGATCTCGATTTAATAATTGTGATCGATGATGTTTATTATCACAATATCTTGCAAGAACGTGAAATTTTTGCTAGTCAGTTTAGTTCATTACTAGCAGCTTTTACTGGTGAACACGTCGGGGAACCCAGATTATTAATTTGTCTTTATGATCATCCTTTGTTACACGTTGATTTTAAATTTTTGCGTTTACAAGAATTTTTCACAGACAGAGTAGAAAATCCGGCAGTTTTGTGGGAAAAAGAAAATTTACTAACCCTAGCTGTTGCCAATCATCCATGTCACTATCCACCTGTTGATTTGCAATGGATTGAAGACCGATTTTGGGTATGGATACATTACTGCGCCGCTAAATTAGGTAGAGGCGAACTGTTTGAAGCCCTTGATTTTTTAGCATTTCTCCGAGGGCAAGTTTTAGCACCGTTGGCAAAAGTCGAGGCTGGAAGATTACCTCGTGGGGTAAGAAATCTGGAGAAAGAAATTCCACTCCGACTTAGGGATTTTTGTCAGACTATTGCCGCTAAACATGATCGATATGAAATTGCTCAAGCACTACAAAATACTATTCACTTTTATCGTCAGTTGCGTGATGCCTTAAATTTACCGGATTTAATTGTGCGAGCAAACGCGGAATTTGCCTCTACTCAATATCTGCAAAAGATTATTGATAATTTTGATAGTGTTAATTAG
- a CDS encoding ABC transporter ATP-binding protein, which translates to MYTQALWRSLPLVWKAAPQEIAILMLVILLQGFLPAVSVWITKLVIDTIATELSAGKALGWEILLPLVAAWVGALLIQTLLDPWRTALQGNVNDKLTAHLSLMLMRKADSLPDLNRFEDAQFYDELQLLQEQVSYQPLNLLENLVELGRSLVTVVVMVGLLIPLAVWIPLVIAIATVPQVVVSAQYGKAIWLTLFENSPQARRMRYYTSVMLTDTYAKETRLFQLGEFFIERYLQAFGSLHNSMRHLRGQQAFWSSSLAVLSTLGNGFAFYWVVKQAFQGEFSPGSVLLFVQSLTYFQQNLAAFVGNGLELWENVLYMQQFFNFLDSASPMLLTVPGEKTPHPILTGITFENVYFRYPDAQTWAVKNISFTLHPGETVAIVGENGAGKTTIVKLLTRLYDPTKGRILVDGVDLKHLNLQEWRQQIAGVFQDFGRYALTLGENIALSNLQALENRDLLRFAIEKADIIQLVTQFPTGADTPLGKQFSGTELSGGQWQKLALARAFVRQQAQILLLDEPTAALDPRSEYELYLRFVELTEGKTTILITHRLASVRMAHRILVLKAGQLIEDGTHQELLQHGGEYTTLWNMQVQQYRDVRV; encoded by the coding sequence GTGTACACTCAAGCTTTATGGCGTTCTCTACCCTTAGTATGGAAAGCTGCACCACAGGAAATTGCTATCTTAATGCTCGTGATTTTATTGCAGGGGTTTTTACCTGCTGTGAGTGTTTGGATTACCAAATTAGTCATAGATACGATAGCAACAGAGTTATCTGCCGGTAAAGCATTGGGGTGGGAAATTTTACTACCTTTAGTGGCTGCATGGGTGGGAGCTTTATTAATACAAACACTCCTTGATCCTTGGCGGACTGCACTCCAAGGAAATGTCAATGATAAGTTGACAGCACACTTAAGTTTAATGTTGATGCGTAAAGCCGATAGTTTACCTGACCTCAACCGTTTTGAAGATGCTCAATTTTATGATGAGTTACAGCTGTTGCAAGAACAAGTTAGCTATCAACCTTTGAATTTATTAGAAAATTTAGTGGAGTTGGGTCGGTCACTGGTCACGGTGGTGGTGATGGTGGGGTTATTAATTCCCCTAGCTGTTTGGATTCCTCTAGTGATTGCGATCGCTACTGTACCCCAAGTAGTAGTCTCTGCCCAATACGGCAAAGCAATTTGGCTAACTCTATTTGAAAATAGCCCCCAAGCCCGCAGAATGAGATATTACACATCAGTGATGCTAACTGACACCTACGCTAAGGAAACGCGACTTTTTCAGCTAGGTGAATTTTTTATTGAGCGATATCTGCAAGCATTTGGGTCTTTACACAACTCTATGCGCCATTTACGAGGTCAACAAGCTTTTTGGTCTTCCAGTTTAGCTGTTTTAAGCACTTTGGGAAATGGCTTTGCTTTTTACTGGGTGGTCAAGCAAGCATTTCAAGGGGAATTTAGTCCAGGTAGTGTGTTGTTATTCGTTCAATCTTTAACTTACTTCCAACAGAATTTAGCTGCATTTGTCGGTAATGGACTGGAACTTTGGGAGAATGTTTTATATATGCAGCAATTCTTTAATTTTCTCGACAGCGCAAGTCCCATGTTATTGACTGTACCTGGAGAGAAAACCCCTCATCCCATACTGACTGGGATTACCTTTGAAAACGTCTATTTCCGCTACCCAGATGCTCAAACATGGGCTGTGAAAAATATCTCTTTTACTCTACACCCTGGTGAAACAGTAGCGATCGTTGGCGAAAATGGCGCAGGTAAGACTACTATCGTCAAGTTACTCACCAGGTTATACGACCCCACTAAAGGCAGAATTTTGGTTGATGGGGTAGACCTAAAGCATTTAAATCTACAAGAGTGGCGACAGCAAATAGCTGGAGTTTTTCAAGATTTCGGTCGTTACGCTCTCACCCTAGGAGAAAATATCGCTTTAAGTAATCTCCAAGCCCTTGAAAATCGAGATTTACTAAGATTTGCTATAGAAAAAGCCGATATTATCCAACTAGTTACCCAATTTCCCACAGGGGCGGATACACCCTTGGGTAAGCAGTTTAGTGGTACAGAATTATCTGGTGGTCAATGGCAAAAGTTAGCCCTAGCCCGTGCCTTTGTGCGTCAGCAAGCCCAAATCCTGCTGTTAGATGAACCCACAGCCGCACTCGACCCCCGCAGCGAATATGAGCTTTATTTGCGCTTTGTAGAACTAACTGAAGGCAAGACTACCATTTTGATTACGCATCGACTAGCCTCTGTACGTATGGCTCATAGGATATTAGTGCTGAAAGCTGGTCAATTAATAGAAGATGGCACCCATCAAGAGCTTTTACAACATGGTGGCGAGTATACAACGTTGTGGAATATGCAAGTTCAGCAGTATAGGGATGTAAGGGTGTAA
- the lipB gene encoding lipoyl(octanoyl) transferase LipB codes for MSRSNESAQVKDCLLYNQGLIPYQKAHEWQRSLVTERIHHPDLEDVLILLEHPPVYTLGQGSNAEFLKFDVNQQLFEVYRTERGGEVTYHCPGQLVGYPILNLHRYRKDLHWYLRQLEEVIIRVLAVYDLAGDRIPPLTGVWLEGRKVAAIGIKVSRWITMHGFALNVCPDMTGFSRIVPCGIADKPVGSLAEWIPGITCDEVRPHVTQAFTEVFGVKFIEAIVK; via the coding sequence ATGAGCCGTAGTAATGAGTCAGCACAAGTAAAAGATTGTTTGCTATACAATCAAGGACTGATACCTTATCAAAAAGCCCATGAATGGCAAAGATCGCTCGTAACTGAGAGGATTCATCACCCTGATTTGGAAGATGTATTAATTTTGCTAGAACATCCCCCTGTCTACACCTTGGGACAAGGTAGCAACGCAGAATTCCTCAAATTTGACGTAAATCAGCAGTTATTTGAGGTCTACAGAACGGAACGTGGCGGGGAAGTGACATATCACTGTCCCGGACAATTAGTGGGATATCCGATTTTAAATCTGCACCGTTATCGTAAAGATTTACATTGGTACCTGCGACAATTAGAGGAAGTAATCATTCGCGTCCTTGCAGTTTACGATTTAGCAGGCGATCGCATTCCGCCTTTGACTGGTGTATGGTTAGAAGGGCGTAAGGTGGCAGCAATTGGAATTAAAGTCAGTCGTTGGATTACCATGCACGGTTTTGCTTTAAACGTGTGTCCTGATATGACAGGCTTTAGCCGCATTGTTCCCTGTGGTATCGCAGATAAACCAGTTGGTAGTTTAGCCGAATGGATTCCTGGAATTACTTGCGATGAAGTACGCCCTCATGTCACCCAAGCTTTTACGGAAGTATTTGGTGTCAAATTTATAGAGGCAATTGTGAAATAA
- a CDS encoding ammonium transporter has product MGNAFAQTPASTPSADTGDTVFMLVSSAFVLLMTPGLAFFYGGFVRSRNILNTLMMSFVLMAIVGVSWVLWGYSLSFAPGLPFIGGLQWLGLNGVGLETTNYLQGSAPVDVVSYAPTIPHQAYMIYQAMFAIITPALISGAIAERMSFRAYCLFVLLWSTLIYTPLAHMVWAKGGLLGLYGGLGALDFAGGTVVHISSGVSALVAAIVLGPRKTHPDRLSPPHNVPFILLGAGLLWFGWFGFNAGSALSVASGTSGNIVTNVATTAFVSTNTSAAAGALMWLILEATLRGKPTAVGAATGAVAGLVGITPAAGFVVPLSAILIGFITAFVCFYAVSFKHKLNVDDALDTYPVHGVGGTVGAILTALFATKEVNSLGKDGVLRGNFGELGVELAAIAIAYVIAAVGTWLILKIIAATVGLRVKEEAEYQGLDINEHGEEGYNSEFGDRIISE; this is encoded by the coding sequence ATGGGTAATGCCTTTGCCCAAACACCAGCTAGTACCCCATCTGCGGATACTGGGGATACAGTGTTTATGCTGGTATCATCTGCTTTTGTGTTGTTGATGACACCAGGATTGGCATTTTTCTATGGTGGCTTTGTGCGATCGCGCAATATCCTCAATACATTGATGATGAGTTTTGTATTGATGGCGATTGTGGGAGTTAGCTGGGTGCTATGGGGTTATAGTCTCTCATTTGCGCCTGGGTTGCCATTTATTGGCGGCTTACAATGGTTGGGCTTAAATGGTGTGGGGCTAGAAACAACCAACTATTTGCAAGGTTCGGCACCTGTGGATGTAGTTTCTTACGCTCCGACGATTCCCCATCAAGCATACATGATTTATCAAGCCATGTTTGCTATTATCACCCCAGCGTTGATTTCTGGTGCGATCGCTGAACGGATGAGTTTTCGCGCCTATTGTTTATTTGTCTTGCTGTGGTCAACCTTGATTTATACCCCTTTAGCGCATATGGTTTGGGCTAAAGGTGGTTTATTGGGGTTATATGGCGGTTTAGGCGCGCTAGATTTTGCTGGTGGTACAGTTGTACATATCAGTTCTGGTGTGTCTGCGCTAGTTGCAGCGATTGTTTTAGGGCCACGCAAAACTCACCCCGACCGTCTCAGTCCTCCCCACAATGTCCCATTCATCTTATTGGGTGCGGGCTTGCTGTGGTTTGGTTGGTTTGGCTTTAATGCTGGCAGTGCTTTATCTGTAGCTAGCGGGACTTCCGGTAATATAGTCACCAACGTTGCTACGACTGCTTTTGTTTCTACTAACACCTCGGCGGCGGCGGGGGCTTTGATGTGGTTGATTTTAGAAGCCACTTTACGCGGTAAACCTACAGCAGTGGGGGCAGCAACAGGGGCAGTTGCTGGTTTAGTGGGGATTACACCAGCCGCCGGGTTTGTTGTTCCCTTATCAGCAATTTTGATTGGTTTTATCACTGCTTTCGTCTGTTTCTATGCGGTCAGTTTCAAACATAAGCTGAATGTTGACGATGCCTTAGATACCTATCCTGTACATGGTGTAGGTGGCACAGTTGGAGCAATTTTAACCGCCCTTTTTGCCACTAAGGAAGTTAACTCACTTGGTAAAGATGGCGTGTTACGGGGTAATTTTGGGGAATTAGGTGTGGAATTAGCAGCCATTGCGATTGCTTATGTAATTGCAGCTGTGGGAACTTGGCTAATTCTCAAAATTATTGCCGCTACTGTGGGGCTACGAGTCAAAGAAGAAGCCGAATACCAGGGTTTGGATATCAATGAACACGGAGAAGAAGGTTATAACTCCGAGTTTGGCGATCGCATTATCTCCGAATAA
- a CDS encoding DUF4351 domain-containing protein: MSFDNLCKLLSEKNPDIFASWVLGTPQTAVTVLKTELSIEPIRADYVTFLQLQERILHLEFQTKLESTPPLPLRMLDYWVRLYRLYRLPITQVVVLLLPPAPDQVIETVFHVENTRHEYRVIRMWEENPQLFLDEPALLPLAPLAATTQPQTLLQQVVQRVNQLEPEEKSQVSAYTQILAGLKYKKDLIQQLFREGMMRESVIYQDILSEGEKIGEQRGEQRERSLILRLLTRRVGELPQSMRERVETLSLEQVEHLGEALLDFQAIADLETWLNTIAS, encoded by the coding sequence ATGTCATTTGATAACCTGTGCAAGCTACTCTCTGAAAAAAATCCTGATATTTTTGCTAGTTGGGTTTTAGGTACACCACAAACTGCTGTTACAGTTCTCAAAACCGAATTAAGTATCGAACCCATACGCGCAGATTACGTTACATTCCTACAACTCCAAGAACGCATTCTGCACCTGGAGTTTCAAACTAAACTAGAATCTACGCCACCTCTACCCCTGCGAATGCTTGATTACTGGGTGCGCTTGTATCGATTGTATCGTTTACCAATTACACAGGTTGTAGTGTTATTACTTCCACCTGCACCTGATCAAGTAATTGAAACCGTGTTTCATGTCGAAAATACGCGTCATGAATATCGTGTAATTCGGATGTGGGAGGAAAATCCCCAATTATTTCTTGATGAACCAGCTTTGCTACCATTAGCACCACTAGCTGCAACTACTCAACCGCAAACTTTATTACAACAAGTTGTACAGCGAGTAAATCAACTTGAACCAGAAGAAAAATCTCAAGTCTCCGCCTACACTCAAATTTTAGCGGGGTTAAAATACAAAAAGGACTTGATTCAACAGTTATTTCGGGAGGGTATGATGCGCGAATCAGTGATTTATCAAGATATTCTTTCCGAAGGTGAAAAAATCGGAGAACAACGAGGAGAACAACGAGAACGATCGCTTATTTTGAGGCTCTTAACTCGTCGTGTGGGAGAATTACCGCAGTCAATGCGAGAACGGGTAGAAACTCTCTCTTTAGAACAAGTAGAACATCTAGGAGAAGCTTTGTTAGATTTTCAGGCGATCGCGGATTTAGAAACTTGGTTAAATACAATAGCGTCCTAA